The Xylophilus rhododendri region TTCGACGCCGCCGGCTACACCGCTCTGACGTTCTCCAACATCGGCGAGATCACCGATGGCGGCTCCCACGGGCGTACCTACGCCGAAGTGACCCACAAGCCGATCGGCAATCGCTCGACCCAGAAGTTCAAGGGCTCCTTCGACGAAGGGACCAAGACGATCCAGCTGGCCATCAGCCCCGCGGATCCTGGCCAGGTCCTGCTCAAGACGGCGCTGGCTTCCGATGCGCCGTTCTCCTTCCAGGTCATGTACCAGGGGGGCGACATCGACTACTTCCAGGCGCGCGTGCTGAGCTTCAGCAAGTCGGCGCCGAACGTGGATTCGATCCGCGCCGCCACCGTGCAGCTCTCGCTGACCACGTCGTCCACCGGCGTCGGCATCGTCGAAAAGCTGGCCACCTGATCACCGGGCATTCGCCCGCACCCCTACACCGGCCCGGCTGCTGTCGCTCTTCGCGGAGCGCGGTGGCTAGGCACGGGCATTTCCACTTCTCCGTGAAAGAATTCCCATGGATAGCTACGACATCGCCCTGCTGAACGGCGCCGAAACCACGTTCCGCGTCCCATTCCTTCAGTCCGCGCTGGGCGAGCCGAAGGTCGGCTTCATCATCGTCGGCAAGGACAGCCCGCAGTTCATCGAGTGCGAG contains the following coding sequences:
- a CDS encoding phage tail tube protein → MPSAVETVAGTKIGISAAAPATFDAAGYTALTFSNIGEITDGGSHGRTYAEVTHKPIGNRSTQKFKGSFDEGTKTIQLAISPADPGQVLLKTALASDAPFSFQVMYQGGDIDYFQARVLSFSKSAPNVDSIRAATVQLSLTTSSTGVGIVEKLAT